A single genomic interval of Acipenser ruthenus chromosome 28, fAciRut3.2 maternal haplotype, whole genome shotgun sequence harbors:
- the LOC131701993 gene encoding uncharacterized protein LOC131701993 — MAEKKRNPNWTEAEKVILLQEYAKRKYILTSRFNPGVTSALKQKHWEEITESVNTRNTTVKRTLQEVKKKYENLSSAAKKEYGEFKRGSRKRARLGPSQTTAQSTATSISDSLGLSPGIIAVPTYTPPPGPNEGPVQQPPQVWPGPRLPSLGSHSPLDLQNTHKVEEFGNLREELDGIRTAITTCGDRIVSALDPIASSLRELTQHLSSLVEVMAGQPRRTFSHADCQTIEEDLGEQQLVESKIEESSPPCTDSSLCQTSKWL; from the exons ATGGCAGAAAAGAAAAGGAATCCAAACTGGACAGAGGCAGAGAAAGTAATCCTGTTACAGGAATATGCAAagcgaaaatacattttaaccagcagGTTTAATCCTGGGGTGACATCTGccctgaaacaaaaacactgggAAGAAATAACAGAATCTGTTAACACAAGAAACACTACAGTGAAAAGAACCCTTCAGGAAGttaaaaagaaatatgaaaattTGTCCTCAGCAGCAAAAAAAGAATATGGGGAATTTAAAAGGGGATCTAGAAAAAGAG ctcGACTTGGACCCTCACAAACAACTGCACAATCAACAGCAACCTCTATATCTGATTCCCTGGGACTTTCTCCAGGAATCATAGCTGTACCCACCTACACCCCCCCTCCTGGTCCAAACGAGGGGCCTGTTCAACAGCCTCCACAGGTCTGGCCAGGCCCACGACTTCCTTCACTGGGTTCACATTCCCCACTGGACTTACAGAACACCCACAAAGTGGAGGAGTTTGGCAACCTTCGTGAGGAACTGGATGGGATCCGTACAGCCATTACTACCTGTGGAGACAGAATAGTGTCAGCCTTAGATCCCATCGCCTCCTCCCTCCGGGAGCTCACCCAACATCTCAGCTCCCTGGTGGAGGTGATGGCAGGCCAGCCCAGGCGGACATTCAGCCACGCAGATTGCCAGACCATTGAGGAGGACCTTGGGGAGCAACAACTGGTTGAGTCTAAAATTGAGGAGTCCTCCCCACCCTGTACTGATTCATCTCTCTGCCAGACAAGCAAATGGCTGTAA